A region from the Aegilops tauschii subsp. strangulata cultivar AL8/78 chromosome 5, Aet v6.0, whole genome shotgun sequence genome encodes:
- the LOC141023058 gene encoding uncharacterized protein, producing the protein MAITLAQYERHLSLQHHKIVGIDLDYNNEPEAARKPALCQLSIGKKHPVLLFQLSAAERCTVFDNFLADPRYTFAGFSIDGDKKRLEHVNLEVANFVDIQKEWRVPEATKELASLGDVSGMLIDDYYNNMKKKITDDEHKHWATLPLSMKHIEYAAKDAYAAYEIWNRITLTQDGLRRAKLEKEEPPKKRARRSWGWGDATW; encoded by the coding sequence ATGGCGATCACCCTCGCGCAGTACGAGCGCCACCTCAGCCTGCAGCACCACAAGATCGTCGGCATTGATCTCGACTACAACAACGAGCCTGAAGCGGCGCGGAAACCCGCCCTCTGCCAACTCTCCATCGGCAAGAAACACCCGGTGCTGCTCTTCCAACTGAGCGCCGCTGAAAGGTGCACCGTCTTCGACAACTTCCTCGCCGACCCCAGGTACACCTTTGCAGGCTTCTCCATCGACGGCGACAAAAAAAGGCTAGAGCACGTCAATCTGGAGGTCGCCAACTTCGTCGACATCCAGAAGGAGTGGAGGGTGCCCGAGGCAACCAAGGAGTTGGCCTCCCTTGGAGACGTCTCCGGCATGCTCATCGACGACTACTACaacaacatgaagaagaagatcacCGACGATGAACACAAGCACTGGGCCACCCTGCCTCTGTCCATGAAGCACATCGAGTACGCGGCAAAGGACGCCTACGCAGCGTACGAGATATGGAACCGCATCACCCTCACCCAGGACGGGCTTCGCCGTGCAAAGCTGGAGAAGGAGGAGCCCCCCAAGAAGCGCGCCAGGAGAAGCTGGGGATGGGGAGATGCTACctggtga
- the LOC109746248 gene encoding 3'-5' exonuclease-like — MADAPLYKQRRRYTREFHDVDLHGNHKLHVVCTSKGEDADKMLSTLRRKLGGMPVKLVGVDVEYRHYVKPQRAAVLQLCVEKECLVYHISAAKDMPMELDKFLMNGEYTFVGFAIEGDKSKLKLSGLEINSNNYTDIQVEWRDPYNKKKFDSLADVAGRMIDIHYHDMKKKINRKEDHTLWGFCPLPKKLIKYAAIDAFATYESWRIIYDVIMGLDRAKKDKEAKQKKNKDVIQYSNYK, encoded by the exons ATGGCGGATGCACCTCTGTACAAGCAGCGCCGTAGGTACACCAGGGAGTTCCACGACGTCGACCTCCACGGCAACCACAAGCTCCACGTCGTTTGCACAAGCAAGGGTGAAGACGCGGACAAGATGTTGTCCACGCTCAGGAGGAAGCTCGGTGGAATGCCCGTCAAACTAGTCGGCGTTGATGTCGAGTACAGGCACTACGTGAAGCCACAGCGGGCAGCAGTGCTCCAGCTATGCGTAGAAAAGGAATGCCTTGTCTACCACATCTCTGCAGCTAAAGACAT GCCAATGgaactagacaaattcctcatgaATGGTGAGTACACCTTCGTCGGATTCGCCATTGAAGGAGACAAAAGCAAGCTAAAGCTATCTGGTTTGGAGATCAACTCCAACAACTACACTGATATTCAGGTGGAATGGAGAGACCCATACAATAAAAAGAAGTTTGACTCTTTGGCTGATGTTGCGGGCAGGATGATAGACATTCACTACCATgacatgaagaaaaaaattaacCGCAAGGAGGACCATACTCTGTGGGGATTTTGCCCACTGCCAAAAAAGCTTATCAAGTATGCAGCAATAGATGCATTCGCAACATATGAGTCATGGAGAATCATCTACGATGTCATAATGGGACTGGACAGGGCAAAAAAAGACAAAGAAGcaaagcagaagaagaacaaggATGTAATCCAATACAGCAACTACAAATAA
- the LOC141023057 gene encoding uncharacterized protein: protein MAFADEYQGVEAHGNTKLHVIHTNDKKQMAIILAQYERHKIIGIDLEYNNEPEATQKPALYQLSIGKKHPVLLFQLSAAERCTVFDNFLADPRYTFAGFSIDGDKKRLERVNLEVANFVDMQKEWRVPEATKELDSLGDVSDMLIDDYYNNMKKKITDDEHKHWATLPLSMKHIEYAAKDTYAVYEIWNRITLTQDGLRRAKLEKEEPPKKRARSSWGWGDATW from the coding sequence ATGGCGTTCGCCGACGAGTACCAGGGCGTGGAGGCCCACGGCAACACCAAGTTGCACGTCATCCACACCAACGACAAGAAGCAGATGGCGATCATCCTCGCGCAGTACGAGCGCCACAAGATCATCGGCATTGATCTTGAGTACAACAACGAGCCTGAAGCGACACAGAAACCCGCCCTCTACCAACTCTCCATCGGCAAGAAACACCCGGTGCTGCTCTTCCAACTGAGCGCCGCTGAAAGGTGCACCGTCTTCGACAACTTCCTCGCCGACCCCAGGTACACCTTTGCAGGCTTCTCCATCGACGGCGACAAAAAAAGGCTAGAGCGCGTCAATCTAGAGGTCGCCAACTTCGTCGACATGCAGAAGGAGTGGAGGGTGCCCGAGGCAACCAAGGAGTTGGACTCCCTTGGAGACGTCTCCGACATGCTCATCGACGACTACTACaacaacatgaagaagaagatcacCGACGACGAACACAAGCACTGGGCCACCCTGCCTCTGTCCATGAAGCACATCGAGTACGCGGCAAAGGACACCTACGCAGTGTACGAGATATGGAACCGCATCACCCTCACCCAGGACGGGCTTCGCCGTGCAAAGCTGGAGAAGGAGGAGCCCCCCAAGAAGCGCGCCAGGAGCAGCTGGGGATGGGGAGACGCTACctggtga